One window of Caloenas nicobarica isolate bCalNic1 chromosome 7, bCalNic1.hap1, whole genome shotgun sequence genomic DNA carries:
- the UBTD1 gene encoding ubiquitin domain-containing protein 1, which translates to MGGCVGRQRRERPAAGNPRKRAGRNEPLKKERPKWKSDYPMTDGQLRSKRDEFWDTAPAFEGRKEIWDALKAAAYAVEVNDHSLAQAILDGASITLPHGSLTECYDELGNRYQLPVYCLAPPINLILERSEEEAAEPAEPLPNTRREFALKVRLSTGKDLRLSASMSDTIGQLKKQLQAQEGINVAWQRWFFSGKLLTDRTRLQETKIQKDYVVQVIINQPVQPRN; encoded by the exons ATGGGCGGATGCGTggggcggcagcgccgggagcGGCCCGCCGCCGGGAACCCCCGCAAGCGAGCAG GCCGCAATGAGCCCCTGAAGAAGGAGCGTCCCAAGTGGAAGAGTGACTACCCCATGACGGACGGGCAGCTGCGCAGCAAGCGGGACGAGTTTTGGGACACAGCACCTGCTTTTGAGGGCCGCAAGGAGATTTGGGATGCCCTGAAGGCAGCTGCCTATGCCGTGGAGGTCAACGAccacagcctggcccaggcCATCCTTGATGGAGCCAGCATCACCCTACCCCACG GGTCCCTGACGGAGTGCTATGATGAGCTGGGCAACCGGTACCAGCTGCCTGTCTACTGCCTGGCACCTCCTATCAACCTGATCCTGGAGCGGAgtgaggaggaggcagcagagccGGCTGAGCCCCTGCCCAACACTCGACGGGAGTTCGCCCTCAAGGTGCGTCTCTCCACCGGCAAGGACCTGCGGCTGAGCGCCAGCATGAGTGATACCATCGGGCAGCTGAAAAAGCAGCTCCAGGCACAGGAGGGCATCAACGTGGCCTGGCAGCGCTGGTTCTTCTCCGGCAAACTGCTCACTGACCGCACACGGCTGCAAGAGACCAAGATCCAGAAGGATTATGTTGTGCAAGTGATCATCAACCAGCCTGTGCAACCCAGGAACTGA